CTTCATGATTCGAAAACAGGGCATTTCCGGGCCGCTGTAACAGAGAGGAGTGGCTAGCGATGGCACATAAACATGATCCAAACGAAAAAATCGTATTTATCGGTGATTCACGCGTTCGCAAGCGCGATTACTCGAATGTGACACCACCGGACTATACCGCTTTCCCGGGTAAGTCTGAAGCCTTTATTCCAAACTTCTTGCTTAAGGAATGGATGGTAGGCGTTGTCGTGCTGGTAGGTTTCTTGGTGCTGGTCATTGCTGAACCGGCTCCACTTGGTTATCCAGCAGATCCATTAAACAGCGCATTCATTCCAATGCCGGACTGGTATTTCTTGTTCTTGTACCAGTTACTGAAATACCCGTACACTTCGGGAGATTATCTCGTGCTAGGTGTACTTGGTCTTTCGGGTCTTCCTTTTATCTCACTACTTCTTGCTCCTTTCCTCGATACAGGTAAAGAGCGCCGCTTCTACCGCCGCCCGATCGCTTCTTCATTGATGGTCGTGTCGTTAGTAGCTGTTACTTACTTGACTTGGGTTTCTTGGAACCATTACGAGCACGAGTTGGCATTGAATGGCCAAACTCCAGAGCATATAGAGCGCAAGATCAAAGCAGAGGAAAATAGAGAAAAAGGGTTGCCGCGTCAGGTTCCAGGTAAGGTGAAAATACCTGATATGGTTGCTGCGGACGATCCAGCCTTTACGGACACGATGACAAAGGCTGCTTGTATTTCTTGTCATGGTGCTGAGCTTGAAGGCGCTAACGGTCCTGCATTACGTGGAATCGGCGATATTCTTAACAAAGAAGAACTCGTGGACGTTATTACAAATGGTAAAGGCAATGGCAACATGCCTGCATTTAAGGGGAATTTGTCCGACGATCAAATCGATAAAGTGGCAACTTGGCTTTCCACACAAAAAGCGGAATAATCATTCCGTTTGCAAAGCGCTAAACCTGACCGTTTTCTGGTCAGGTTTTTTGATGAAAGGAGGAATGAAAGGTTGAACTGGTGGAAATGGCTTCTCTCTAGAAGTATATTGCTTCATCCAACAACTTTGTGGATACTTATGCTGATTTATGTTCCAGGTACTCTGTACGGTTATTATTGGTACAAGGACCAATTGGTTAAAGTATGGAACGAGCACCCTCATTGGCAAATTCCTTTCGTTCCTGACAGCCCTACCGCTTCATTATTTTTCGCATTAGCCGTTCTATGGCTGTGGGTTTCTCCAAAGCCTTCTAAGCGTCAATGGGTTAATGCCGTGCGTGGTGTTATTGAAGCACTCGGCGTTGTGACGTCGGTCAAATATGGCATTTGGGCTACGGCTATTATTTTTGCCGGACAAGCTCAAGGAGATGTCCTGCACTGGGATCATTGGATGCTTATTATCGGACATACAGCAATGGCAGTGACCGCACTTCTCTACGCTAGGTTTTTCACGTTTGGAGGCTTAGCATTACTTGCTGCTGCGATGTGGACATTCCTTAATGACACCTTGGATTACAGCTATGATATATTTCCTTACTTACCGACGCAATTGTATGATGACTTATTTTACGTGGGACTCTTTACCTTCCTGCTAACTGCGCTAAGTGTGTTGGCGGCAGCATTATCAAAGTTTCTTTTTATTAAAGAACCAAGGTAGGACAAGACGTTCTAAATACGGACATCCCCTCATATCCATTGGGTAGGAGGGGATGTCCGTGTTTTTATTAACATTGCAATTCCAAAGACGTAGAAGGCTGCGGATTATGGCAGCAAGCATTTTACTTAGCTTGTGCTTATTTATATGTACACCAGCATTGGCTTTGGGAAGTCCTTCTGTTGCCAGCCAATCGTTAGTGTCAAATAAAGTAGATCAAGCAACTGGAAAAGCTTATGATAGCTTTCTAAAGTCTGCTATCGCGTTGTATGATGCTGTGAACGACGGTGAAATTGAAGTTGTCATGCAATGCTTAGCGGCTATAGAGGAGCAATTTCGTTCCTTGTCAATGAAGGAAATTGTAACGGCGGATGGTATTCATGCGTTAGCTCAAAATGTGACAGAGATGAAGAGAGCCGTTGCAGCTTCTTCACCCGATGAGCATAAGTGGAAGTCAGGGGCAGCAGCTCTGAGATTAGCAGCTGATGCGTTGGCTCATCCATCAAAGCCAATTTGGCATCAATATCGTAATGTTCTGAATGAAGATATAGCGAGACTCAGCAAAGCCTTACCGGGAAAATCGTCTGATTCTAGCGCCATTTCAAAAACAGCACTGTTGGCGTATAATCAATTATCCGAGCATTATCGAGTCATACGTACAGCAGCACTACTTAAGGAAGAGCCTTGGAAAATAGAACGAGGTGACTCTGTTCTTCGTTACACCGATCGTATTCTTAAAGGGAATGCTCCGAATGAACAAATGCTTCAGGGAGCTATTAAAGCGTTGCAGGAAGCGATGGATGGCTTATTTCCTGGTAGTAAGCAGACTTCCGCTACAATTGTACCCCCAATAACAACGGCGCCACCGTCATGGGGATGGACTGCCATGATGGGCTCCTTTATTGTAACGATCCTTACTTGGGTTGGTTGGAAACGCTACAAGGTGGATGAATATGTTGGTCAGGGAAAACGTAATAAACCCGATGAATCTGAGGACGCGGCCCAAAAAATGCTGAAGAGATGGAAAAAATAGAGCAACCCGTTACTCTTCACGGAAGCCTTCACCGAGTACATCATGAACATCACTAATGACGATAAAAGCCTGCCGGTCATGAAGACGGATAAGGCTTTTTAATTTGCGAATTTCAAATCGGCTAACAACGCAGTAAACGATCATCTTACTCTCACCCGAGTAGCCTCCAGTTGCTGGCATTAGGGTCACCCCGCGCTCAAGCTCCAATGTAATGTCCTTGGCCAGCTTCTCCGGGGTATGACACAATATCGTGAAAGCCTTAGCCGAATAGGCGCCTTCTTGTATGAAATCAATGATTCTAGAGGCAATGAATACACTAACCAAGGTGTACAACACTTTCTCCTTCGGTATGAATAGAAGGGATACACAAAGGATTAATACGTCCAATGAAAGTATGATTTGACCCATGCTCCAGCCTTTTAAGCGGTGCAAAATTCTTGCAATAATATCTACGCCACCCGTCGTTCCCCCAGCTCGGAATACTAATCCTAGACCTACGCCAAGCGTAACTCCAGCATAGAGGACGACAAGGATAAAGTCCTGCGTAGAGATGAACGGAATTAGCCAGCCATGAGCGACCAGAACCTCTGTAATCCACAAAAATAAAGAAAGCAGCAATGTCCCTGCGAAGGTGTAAATCATCGCATGCTTCCCAAGCTGACGCCATCCCAGAAAAAACAAAGGGAGATTGATCAATAGGGAAGTCAGAGAGACAGGCAAATTCAAAGCGTAATTCAAAAGCACAGCAACGCCGGTAACTCCGCCCTCCATGAGCATATTCGGGATAATAAAATACTGAAGACCGAAAGCATATATGGCGGTTCCTGCGACTAACAAGCTCCAAGATCTTATGTTGCTCCATGAAAAGGCTTCATTCATAGACGATTCCTCCAAAAATGCATTTGTTTTCGTAAACATCTTAGGCTAACATAGGGAAGACACCTTCAAGAAAGGATGCGGACTATGGGAGAATCCCGCATAACTGATTTAACGCTGACGGAGCGTACGCTTGCCGACATTCAACGTGATGTTGATGCCTATATTTCGCAATTTAAGGAAGGGTACTTCTCACCGATGTCAATGCTTGCTAGAATGACGGAAGAGGTAGGCGAGCTAGCTCGTGAGGTTAATCACCAATTTGGTGAAAAACCGAAAAAGAAGGATGAAGATGATAACTCAATTGAAATGGAATTGGGCGATATTCTCTTTATTGTTACTTGTTTTGCCAATTCATTAGGCATTGATATGACAGAAGCACATCGTAAGGTTATGCATAAATTCAATACCCGAGATGCCGACAGGTGGACCAAGAAGTACACCGATAACGTGTAATTGCCATATGCTGAACTATCCCCTAAATGAAGGGAGGATAGTCGGCATGGATGGGGAAACGTGCCTCCGGCAGGCTTATGAAGCCATTTTTCATGGGGATTTCGAATTAGCTATATACTGGTTTGGGCAGGCAATAGCAATTGAACCCGAGAATGCTGCCTATCATTACAGAGGATCCATTACCTGTGCAAGGAGCGGTAAGCTTAAGCTTGCACTAACGTATGCTGAAAGAGCCGTACAGTTAGATCCGAATGATTCGAGCTATCAATTAAACCTGCGGATGATCTTGTCCAGACAGAAAATCATTGAGGCAAGAGGGCTGCTAGCTTCAGCTTCACCAGACATTGAGAAGAGCCTGGAGTTATTGCAGGAAGCTGCGAAGCTTGACCCGTTGTCAGCAGAAGCCAGATTGCTGCTCGGTGTCCTGTACCGGATACAAAGGAATTATAAGCTTGCATTAGATTCCCTACGAGATGCTCTTCAGCTTGAGCCTCAGCATGAAGAAGCCAAACGCTTGCTACACGAAGTGCGGGCAGAGAGACGCCGCCTTCTTAAACAACAATATTCTCACTACAACTCGAAAAGGAACAGGTGATAGCATGTCTCAAAAAATTACTGTAGCCGTAGCTGGAGCAGGCGGAAGAATGGGCCGTGAAGTCGTAAAAATGGTATTAGAAGATCCTGAACTACAGTTAGTAGCAGCAATTGGTAATACTTCAACAGGCGCAGTTGACGCCGGGTCACTAGTCGGGAAGCCCGATACCGGCGTCATCGTTTTATCCAATTTGGCCGATGCCTTGTCTGTCAGCCGTCCCGATGTCCTTGTTGATTTCACGAATCCTAAGTCTGCGATGCCCAATACCGAAACGGCACTTGCCTATGGTGTGCGTCCTGTAATTGGAACAACCGGCTTTACACCGGAGCAAATCGTAGAACTAGACAAAATCTGTCGAGATAAAGGAATCGGTGGGCTGATCGCTCCTAACTTTTCCATCGGGGCCATCCTTATGATGAAATTTTCTGCGATGGCTGCCAAGTATTTTCCCCATGTGGAAATCATTGAATACCATGGTGACCAAAAATTAGATGCTCCGTCAGGTACATCAATAAAAACGGCGGAATTAATATCACAAGCAAGACAGGAGCTTCGTCAAGGAAACCCGAATGAAGAGGAAGTCATTGAAGGCGCTAGAGGTGGCTATTACGACGGATTCCGCATACATAGCGTTCGGCTCCCTGGAGTGTTTGCCCAACAGGAGGTTGTGTTCGGTGCGTTTGGACAAACTCTCAAAATACGTCACGATTCCTTCGATCGTGCTGGCTATATGCCTGGTGTTAATACTGCAATCAAAAAAATCATGAGCGTAACAGGCATGGTTTATGGATTCGAGCACTTCTTAGATTAAACTAAACTTCCCTCAAGAGAGGAGATTACCATCCATGATGGAAATCGCGCTAATCGCTCACGACAGAAAAAAAGATGAGATGGTGAATTTCGCCATCGCCTATGAGCATGTACTTAAGCATCATAGGCTCTATGCAACGGGAACAACAGGAACTCGAATTATGGAAAGCACTTCCTTAACTATACATCGTTTCATGTCCGGACCTTTAGGCGGAGACCAGCAGATTGGAGCCAGAGTAGCGGAAAATACGATGGACCTCATCCTATTTTTCCGTGATCCATTAATGGCACAGCCGCACGAGCCGGATATTATTGCACTTCTAAGGCTTAGTGATGTACAGGGTATCCCGGTGGCGACGAATGTCGCGACAGGGGAGCTGCTTGTTAAAGCGTTGGAGCGCGGAGATTTTGCTTGGCGCGAGCTCGTACATAAATATAAGCCGGGGATAGAAGAATGAGTAAGATTGCTCATAAGCAATTAGACATACTCATATTTGCTGCACATCCAGACGACGCGGAAATCGGCATGGGTGGAACGATTGCTAAGCACATTAAGGAAGGCTTATCGGTAGGAATTATCGATTTGACTTATGCTGAGATGTCTTCGAATGGGGATGTCGAAACGAGGCAAAAGGAAGCTGCTGAAGCCTCGAGGGTGCTTGGTTTGACTGTGAGGGATAATCTTGGCCTGCCTGACCGCCGGCTTGCGGTAATTGCCCAGCACACGGATCTTATGGTTGAGGCTATTCGCAAATATCGCCCTCGGCTTGTTTTTGCTCCTTATGTTATTGATAGGCATCCCGATCATATCACTTGTAGTCGGATGGCTGAGGAAGCCGTATTTAATGCTAAGCTGCGAAAATATTTGCCTGAGCTACCGGCATGGACGGTTGATCAGCTCATTTTTTATTTCATCAACGACGCACATACGCCTCAGCTATTAATTGACGTAAGTGATGTACATGATATTAAGATGAATGCCCTTAAGGCTTATCGTTCGCAATTTCTTCCGGCTGACAATCAAGCAGATTGGGTTGAAACGCCGCTTACGGGAGCTTATTTAGAGCTTATCGTGGCCAGAGATCGTTTGCTTGGGCAGGCTAAGAAATATAAATATGCCGAAGGCTTCATTGCCAAAGGCCCAGTTGCCCTTAATTACTTCTAATGTCGATTACTTAGAGAATACAATGAAATGTGCGTCTGGGATGCGCAGTCAGAGCGCGCGTTCCAT
This portion of the Cohnella abietis genome encodes:
- a CDS encoding c-type cytochrome; the encoded protein is MAHKHDPNEKIVFIGDSRVRKRDYSNVTPPDYTAFPGKSEAFIPNFLLKEWMVGVVVLVGFLVLVIAEPAPLGYPADPLNSAFIPMPDWYFLFLYQLLKYPYTSGDYLVLGVLGLSGLPFISLLLAPFLDTGKERRFYRRPIASSLMVVSLVAVTYLTWVSWNHYEHELALNGQTPEHIERKIKAEENREKGLPRQVPGKVKIPDMVAADDPAFTDTMTKAACISCHGAELEGANGPALRGIGDILNKEELVDVITNGKGNGNMPAFKGNLSDDQIDKVATWLSTQKAE
- a CDS encoding DUF1405 domain-containing protein, which gives rise to MNWWKWLLSRSILLHPTTLWILMLIYVPGTLYGYYWYKDQLVKVWNEHPHWQIPFVPDSPTASLFFALAVLWLWVSPKPSKRQWVNAVRGVIEALGVVTSVKYGIWATAIIFAGQAQGDVLHWDHWMLIIGHTAMAVTALLYARFFTFGGLALLAAAMWTFLNDTLDYSYDIFPYLPTQLYDDLFYVGLFTFLLTALSVLAAALSKFLFIKEPR
- a CDS encoding sporulation protein YpjB, translated to MFLLTLQFQRRRRLRIMAASILLSLCLFICTPALALGSPSVASQSLVSNKVDQATGKAYDSFLKSAIALYDAVNDGEIEVVMQCLAAIEEQFRSLSMKEIVTADGIHALAQNVTEMKRAVAASSPDEHKWKSGAAALRLAADALAHPSKPIWHQYRNVLNEDIARLSKALPGKSSDSSAISKTALLAYNQLSEHYRVIRTAALLKEEPWKIERGDSVLRYTDRILKGNAPNEQMLQGAIKALQEAMDGLFPGSKQTSATIVPPITTAPPSWGWTAMMGSFIVTILTWVGWKRYKVDEYVGQGKRNKPDESEDAAQKMLKRWKK
- a CDS encoding YitT family protein; translation: MNEAFSWSNIRSWSLLVAGTAIYAFGLQYFIIPNMLMEGGVTGVAVLLNYALNLPVSLTSLLINLPLFFLGWRQLGKHAMIYTFAGTLLLSLFLWITEVLVAHGWLIPFISTQDFILVVLYAGVTLGVGLGLVFRAGGTTGGVDIIARILHRLKGWSMGQIILSLDVLILCVSLLFIPKEKVLYTLVSVFIASRIIDFIQEGAYSAKAFTILCHTPEKLAKDITLELERGVTLMPATGGYSGESKMIVYCVVSRFEIRKLKSLIRLHDRQAFIVISDVHDVLGEGFREE
- a CDS encoding nucleotide pyrophosphohydrolase, which produces MGESRITDLTLTERTLADIQRDVDAYISQFKEGYFSPMSMLARMTEEVGELAREVNHQFGEKPKKKDEDDNSIEMELGDILFIVTCFANSLGIDMTEAHRKVMHKFNTRDADRWTKKYTDNV
- a CDS encoding tetratricopeptide repeat protein produces the protein MDGETCLRQAYEAIFHGDFELAIYWFGQAIAIEPENAAYHYRGSITCARSGKLKLALTYAERAVQLDPNDSSYQLNLRMILSRQKIIEARGLLASASPDIEKSLELLQEAAKLDPLSAEARLLLGVLYRIQRNYKLALDSLRDALQLEPQHEEAKRLLHEVRAERRRLLKQQYSHYNSKRNR
- the dapB gene encoding 4-hydroxy-tetrahydrodipicolinate reductase; its protein translation is MSQKITVAVAGAGGRMGREVVKMVLEDPELQLVAAIGNTSTGAVDAGSLVGKPDTGVIVLSNLADALSVSRPDVLVDFTNPKSAMPNTETALAYGVRPVIGTTGFTPEQIVELDKICRDKGIGGLIAPNFSIGAILMMKFSAMAAKYFPHVEIIEYHGDQKLDAPSGTSIKTAELISQARQELRQGNPNEEEVIEGARGGYYDGFRIHSVRLPGVFAQQEVVFGAFGQTLKIRHDSFDRAGYMPGVNTAIKKIMSVTGMVYGFEHFLD
- a CDS encoding methylglyoxal synthase — protein: MMEIALIAHDRKKDEMVNFAIAYEHVLKHHRLYATGTTGTRIMESTSLTIHRFMSGPLGGDQQIGARVAENTMDLILFFRDPLMAQPHEPDIIALLRLSDVQGIPVATNVATGELLVKALERGDFAWRELVHKYKPGIEE
- the bshB1 gene encoding bacillithiol biosynthesis deacetylase BshB1 translates to MSKIAHKQLDILIFAAHPDDAEIGMGGTIAKHIKEGLSVGIIDLTYAEMSSNGDVETRQKEAAEASRVLGLTVRDNLGLPDRRLAVIAQHTDLMVEAIRKYRPRLVFAPYVIDRHPDHITCSRMAEEAVFNAKLRKYLPELPAWTVDQLIFYFINDAHTPQLLIDVSDVHDIKMNALKAYRSQFLPADNQADWVETPLTGAYLELIVARDRLLGQAKKYKYAEGFIAKGPVALNYF